A stretch of Kyrpidia spormannii DNA encodes these proteins:
- the thiE gene encoding thiamine phosphate synthase, with the protein MKQIHGLYAITDRRFYRGRSLEEVTGDWLAGGVTCIQLREKDLNTRELLEAGRVLRRMTREAGALLIVNDRVDVAVALEADGVHLGQEDLPIRAAREILGEGRIIGISTHNVEEAREAAIQGANYIGVGPMRATATKTDTKPVVGIAGLRRIRQAVDLPIIAIGGIRLEDAEELAAAGADGLAVIRGLVDAEDILERAKAFVQAILRGRQRREGGG; encoded by the coding sequence GTGAAACAGATCCACGGCCTGTATGCGATCACCGATCGGCGATTTTATCGCGGCCGGTCCTTGGAAGAAGTGACAGGGGATTGGTTGGCCGGCGGAGTGACCTGTATTCAGCTGCGGGAAAAAGATCTGAACACTCGGGAGTTGCTGGAGGCTGGACGGGTGCTGAGGCGGATGACCCGGGAAGCAGGTGCCCTGTTGATCGTCAATGACCGGGTGGATGTGGCCGTGGCCCTGGAGGCGGATGGGGTCCACCTCGGCCAGGAGGATTTGCCGATCCGAGCGGCCCGGGAGATTCTGGGGGAGGGCCGCATCATCGGGATCTCCACTCACAATGTGGAGGAGGCCCGGGAGGCGGCGATTCAGGGGGCGAACTACATCGGGGTTGGTCCGATGCGGGCGACGGCCACGAAAACGGACACCAAGCCGGTGGTGGGGATCGCCGGGTTACGCCGTATCCGCCAGGCGGTGGATCTTCCCATCATCGCCATCGGCGGCATTCGACTGGAGGATGCCGAGGAGCTGGCGGCGGCCGGGGCGGATGGTTTAGCGGTCATCCGAGGGCTTGTCGACGCGGAGGATATTCTGGAAAGAGCCAAAGCGTTTGTGCAGGCCATCCTCAGGGGCCGACAAAGGAGGGAGGGGGGAGGATGA
- a CDS encoding CoA-binding protein — protein MFQNPTDQELANLLKTSKTVAVVGLSDNPDRPSYEVASYLQSQGYEIIPVNPRIGQSLGRKAHRSLREVEGPVDIVDVFRRGEEVDELVDQAVQAGAKVLWMQLGVVNEQAAKRAQDAGLTVVMDRCMKIEHQRLLGGAEL, from the coding sequence GTGTTTCAGAATCCGACGGACCAAGAATTGGCGAATTTGTTGAAGACCTCGAAGACCGTGGCAGTGGTGGGACTGTCCGATAACCCCGATCGGCCAAGTTATGAGGTCGCGTCTTATCTGCAGTCCCAAGGCTATGAGATCATTCCCGTTAATCCGCGAATCGGCCAAAGTCTGGGGCGGAAAGCCCATCGCTCCCTCCGGGAGGTGGAGGGTCCGGTGGATATTGTGGATGTATTCCGCCGGGGTGAAGAGGTGGATGAACTGGTGGACCAAGCGGTGCAGGCCGGCGCAAAAGTGCTGTGGATGCAGCTCGGAGTCGTCAATGAGCAGGCGGCGAAGCGGGCTCAGGACGCGGGTTTAACGGTGGTCATGGACCGCTGCATGAAGATCGAACACCAGCGACTTTTAGGTGGGGCGGAACTCTGA
- the thiS gene encoding sulfur carrier protein ThiS, which translates to MRLHVNGQWKEIPEVRTVADVLHHFHLVDRMVVVELNREIILREQYDIQAVRDGDHMEIVHFVGGG; encoded by the coding sequence ATGAGGCTGCATGTGAACGGGCAGTGGAAAGAGATCCCCGAGGTGAGAACGGTCGCCGACGTGCTGCATCATTTTCACCTCGTTGACCGCATGGTGGTGGTCGAGCTCAACCGAGAGATCATCCTCCGGGAACAGTACGATATCCAGGCGGTGCGAGACGGCGATCACATGGAAATCGTTCATTTTGTAGGTGGGGGTTAA
- a CDS encoding thiazole synthase, whose translation METQVENDELIIGGRTFRSRLFLGTGKFSDLDVQSRAVEVSGAEVLTFAVRRLNLDRPDEPNFLERLDLQRFTLLPNTAGASDAEEAVRIARLAKASGLCDMIKVEVVGNPKTLLPDPVETLKATEVLVKEGFIVLPYISDDPILAKRLEEVGAAAVMPGAAPIGTGLGILNPYHLSYIVEEAKVPVIVDAGIGSPADVALAMELGADGILLNTAVSGAQDPVLMAEAMRLAVEAGRKGYLAGRVAKKRYASASSPVEGMVGR comes from the coding sequence ATGGAGACGCAGGTGGAGAATGACGAGTTAATCATCGGAGGACGGACCTTTCGCTCCCGGCTGTTTTTGGGGACGGGAAAATTTTCGGACTTAGATGTACAAAGTCGGGCGGTGGAAGTTTCGGGGGCTGAAGTCCTGACTTTCGCGGTGCGGCGGTTGAACCTGGATCGCCCGGATGAACCCAATTTTTTGGAACGGCTCGACCTCCAACGGTTCACCCTGCTGCCCAATACCGCCGGGGCCTCGGACGCCGAAGAAGCGGTGCGGATCGCCCGGCTTGCGAAGGCGTCGGGGCTGTGCGACATGATCAAGGTCGAGGTGGTGGGCAACCCCAAGACCTTGCTCCCGGATCCCGTGGAGACACTTAAGGCGACCGAAGTGCTGGTGAAAGAGGGGTTTATCGTCCTGCCCTACATATCGGACGATCCAATCTTGGCCAAGCGCCTGGAGGAAGTGGGGGCGGCGGCGGTGATGCCCGGCGCGGCCCCGATTGGAACGGGGTTGGGGATTCTGAATCCGTATCACTTGAGCTACATCGTGGAGGAGGCAAAGGTCCCGGTGATCGTGGACGCCGGAATCGGTTCCCCCGCGGACGTGGCCTTGGCGATGGAGCTGGGGGCGGATGGGATTTTGTTGAACACCGCCGTCTCCGGGGCCCAGGACCCGGTCCTGATGGCCGAAGCGATGCGACTGGCGGTGGAAGCCGGCCGGAAGGGGTATCTGGCCGGTCGAGTGGCGAAGAAACGGTACGCGAGCGCCAGCAGTCCAGTGGAAGGCATGGTGGGCCGGTGA